From the Actinomycetota bacterium genome, one window contains:
- a CDS encoding TatA/E family twin arginine-targeting protein translocase — protein sequence MFGLGVPELIVIMIIALIIFGPSKLPDIAKAIGRAIREFQKASQDLEKQVKKEFHEVEEIKKDFKKVAEEIKTIEPKN from the coding sequence GTGTTTGGATTAGGTGTCCCGGAACTTATAGTTATTATGATCATTGCTTTGATCATCTTTGGTCCGAGCAAGCTGCCCGATATAGCCAAGGCTATTGGTAGAGCAATAAGGGAATTTCAGAAAGCATCACAGGATCTTGAGAAACAGGTTAAGAAAGAATTTCATGAGGTAGAAGAGATAAAAAAAGATTTTAAAAAGGTAGCCGAAGAGATAAAGACGATAGAGCCCAAGAATTGA